The DNA region TTCCGCGCAAGGCGCGTGAACAAACCGTAATCCTGAACGGGTTCTGAACGCATTATGAATGACGAAAACACCCTTCCTGAACAGCAAAAGCCGCTCCCGCCAGCCGCGCAACGGGCCTTGGCGGAAGCGGAGGCACGGCGACGCGATATCGATGCTAGGACAGCCTTCGCTCCCAAGGAGAAAGGTGGCCGCGGCGGGCTGGAGCCGAACCGCTATGGCGACTGGGAGATTAAAGGGCTGACCAGCGACTTCTAGCTGGCGGCCGCAGCGATGGCGGGCAGGAGTTCGCGCTCGAAAGTCTGAGGGGTAAGCGGACCGACATGCTTGAAGGTGATGATGCCATTGGCATCCACCACGAAGGTCTCGGGCACGCCATAGACACCCCAATCGATGGAGACGCGGCGATTGCGGTCGGCGCCGACGGCGTCGTAGGGGTTGCCCAGTTCGGCTAGGAAGGCCCGAGCATTCTCGGGTGCATCGGCCTGGTTGATGCCGTAGAGGCGGACGCCAGTGTTGGCCTTGAGTGCTTCGAGCAGTGGGTGCTCGGCACGGCAGGGCACGCACCAGCTGGCAAAGACATTGACCACTGTCACCTCGCCCCCAAGGCTTGCGGTGTCGAAGCCCGGCACGCCTAGCTCAGGCACCGGCTCGAGCGCAAAGCTGGGCACTGGTTTGTCGATCAGCACCGAGCGCACGAGATTGGGGTCGCGGTCGATGGAAAAGGCAAAGACGGCCACAAGTGCGATCAGCAAAAGCAGTGGCAGCCCGAACAGCACATAGCGCATCAGGTGGCGTCCCGGCGGCGGGGATTGGCCGCTTCGAGTTCAGCGAGGCGCAGCCGGGTGCGGCGGGCGTCCAAGAGGGTCCAGCCGGCCAGCGCTGCAACTGCGAGCGCTACGCCGAGGTAAGCCCAGATTATATAGATGGCGTGCGGCCCCAGATCGATCATGCGGCCCTCTGCACGGCGCGGCGCTCCAGCCCCTGAATGCGCCGGCGCTGCACTTCGGTATGCATGGCCTTGAGATGGAGCGCGAGGAACAGGAAGGTGAAGGCGAAGAACATCAAGAACAGCGGCGTTAGGATTGAGGGCGGCATGGTTGGGCCGTCGGCTCGGAACACGCTTGCCGGTTGATGAAGGGTCGACCACCAATCCACCGAGAATTTGATGATGGGGATGTTAACAGCGCCCACAAGGGTAAAAACGGCGACCACGCGTGCCGCCCGGAGCTGGTCGTCGAAGGCGCGCCACAAGGCGATGATGCCCAAATAAATGAAGAGGAGCACCAGAGTGGAGGTCATGCGACCGTCCCACTCCCAGAACGTCCCCCAGGTCGGGCGACCCCAAAGAGCGCCGGTAAAGAGCGCCAACGCGGTAAAGAGCGCGCCCAGCGGTGCAGCCGACTTCATGGAGACATCGGCCATGGGATGGCGCCAGACCAAGGTGCCGATGGCCGAGATGGACATCACCACATAGGTGAACTGGCTGAGCCAGGCGTTGGGCACGTGAATATACATGATCCGGACGGTGTGGCCCATCTGGTAGTCCTCGGGCGAACCGAAAAACGAGAACCACAAACCCACGGCGAAGAGGATGGCGGTCAGCGCCACCAAAGGCCAGAGCAGGGGACGCGTCCAGGCGACGAATTGGCCGGGATGGGCGATCCGGTTCCACCAGCGCTGCTTGGGTGCGGTTTCGATGCTCATGGAAACTGGCTCTAGTCTTCAGCCGAGCTTATCGCAAGGGCGGCGGCAAAGGGAGACAGCGCGACTGCCATGAGGCTCAATGCCGCAAGAAAGAGCAGTGCCGCACCCGCTTGCGGATTGCCGATAGCGCCGACCCCGAAGATGAGCACCGGGATGGAAAGCGGGGCGATGAGGATGGGCGCGACCAGGCCGCCGCGCCGAATCGCAACGGTCACGGCCGCACCAACGGCCCCAAAGGCTGCCAGTGCGGGGGTCCCCACTAATAGCGAGAGGAAAGTGCGCCAGAAGGTTGGGACATCCATGGCGAGCAGCATCGCCAGGAAGGGAGAGGCGATGATCAGGGGCAGGGCCGAAACAATCCAATGCGCCATCACTTTTGCGGCAATGGTGGCCGATAGCGGCAGATCGGCCTGCCGCAGCAGGACCAGCGTGCCATCGTCGTGATCGGGGCCAAAGAGCCGGTCGAGGCCCAGCAGCATGGCCAAAAAGGCCGCGATCCAGACGATGCCTGGCGCCACGGTCGCCAGCAAGACCTGATCGGGGCCAACAGCAAAGGGCACCAGAGCACCGACGATGACAAAGAAGAGGACCAGCGTCAGTACGTTGCCGCCGCCTCGCAGCGAGAGCTGCAGGTCCCGCCGGAGCACCGCCCAGAACGCCCTCATGCTGCAGCCTTGAGGCTGAGGATTTCAAGCTGGCTGGTGGGAGCGAGGTCGATGGGGTCATGGGTGGCGACAATGGCAAGTCCGCCTCGGGCCAGATGCCCGTCGAGCAAGCGCGCGACCAGGGTGTGGCCCTGGCTGTCGAGCGCAGCGGTGGGTTCATCAAGGAGCCAGACCGGTCGAAGGCTGACGAGCAGCCGCGCCAGAGCCAGGCGACGGGACTGTCCCGCAGACAGATGGCCGGCGTCGAGCCGGGCAAGCGAGCCCAGCCCAACTTCCTCTAGGGCTGCTTGGGGCGAAACGCCGGTTTCGCCATTAAGTTGTGCCCAGAAGGAGAGATTTTCGAGCACGCTCAGCCGTGGCTTGATGGCGTTGCGATGGCCGCAATAGTGCAGCTGCGGACCTGCGTCGGCATCGGCTCCATCAATGACCATTGCGCCGGCGAGCGGCGGCACCACGCCTGCCAGGGTCAGCAGCAGCGTGGTCTTGCCGGTGCCGTTTGGCCCGCGCAGCAGAAGGCAAGTGCCCCCGGCGACGGCGAAATCGAGGTTATCGACGAGGGTCAATCCGGCTCGGCCACAGGCAAGCCCCTGAGCGCGCAGCTCCAGCGGCGGAAAGGCTGGCGGTGGAAAGACTTGCCGATCGGTCATGGCCCCATCTCGTATTGAACGAAAGGCAAGGCTGGCAAGGCCAAACTCGATTGGCTATAAGCCGTCCAGATTGGAGTCATTCCAGGAAAGGCGACGCTTTTCGAGAAGTTCTCCGGGCTTTCCCCCGTAAGCGTCAGCACCATAAGCAAAAGGGCGGGACCAAACGTGAGCTCACTAGACAGCTTCAAATCGAAATCGACCCTAACGGTCGGCGGCAAGACCTACACCTATTACTCACTTGCCGAAGCCGAAAAGAACGGGCTCGCGGGCGTTTCGGCCCTGCCGCACTCGATGAAGGTGGTGCTGGAGAACCTGCTGCGCTTTGAAGACAACCGCACCGTCACCAAGGAAGATATCCTGGCGGTGGCCGAGTGGCTCAAGACGCGCACCAGCGAACACGAAATCTCCTATCGGCCGGCGCGCGTGCTAATGCAGGACTTCACCGGCGTTCCCGCCGTGGTGGATCTGGCGGCCATGCGCGACGCTACGGCCAAGCTCGGCGCCGATCCCCAGAAGATCAATCCCCTCGTCCCCGTCGACCTCGTGATCGACCACTCCGTGATGGTCGACCAGTTCGGCACGCCAATGGCGTTCGAGCAGAATGTGGAACTTGAATATGAGCGCAATGGCGAGCGCTATGAATTCTTGCGCTGGGGCCAGTCGGCGTTCGACAATTTCCGCGTCGTACCGCCCGGCACCGGCATTTGCCACCAGGTGAACCTTGAATACCTGGCCCAGACCGTCTGGACCAAGGACGAGAACGGCGAGACCGTTGCCTATCCCGACACGCTGGTTGGCACTGACTCGCACACCACCATGGTCAATGGCCTGGCAGTGCTGGGCTGGGGCGTTGGTGGGATCGAGGCCGAGGCGGCCATGCTGGGCCAACCGATCACCATGATGATCCCCGAGGTCGTCGGCTTCAAGCTGACCGGCAGGATCAACGAGGGTATCACGGCCACCGATCTGGTGCTGACCGTCACCGAGATGCTGCGCAAGAAAGGAGTGGTCGGCAAGTTCGTTGAATTCTACGGCCCGGGCCTCGATTATCTCAGCCTCGAAGACCAGGCGACGATCGCCAACATGGCGCCCGAATACGGCGCCACCTGCGGCTACTTCCCGGTTGATGCCGACACTCTGAAGTACTTGACCACTTCAGGCCGTGATCCGCAGCGCGTGGCGCTGGTGGAAGCCTATTCCAAGGCGCAGGGCATGTTCCGCGAGACCACTTCGCCGGATCCGGTCTTTACCTCCACTCTCGAACTCGACCTCACCACCGTCGTTCCCTCGATCTCCGGCCCGAAGCGCCCGCAGGATCGAATCGTGCTGACCCAGGCCAAGGAGAAGTTCATTGCCGGCCTGCCGACCGAGTTCGGCAAGACAGACGAGCCGCAGGTGCAGGTGGAAGGCGAAGACTACGCCATCGGCCATGGCGATGTGGTCATCGCAGCCATCACCTCGTGCACCAACACCTCGAACCCATCGGTGCTGGTTGCTGCCGGTCTCGTGGCCCGCAAAGCCCGCGAACTGGGGCTGACCCGCAAGCCATGGGTCAAAACCTCGCTAGCGCCCGGGTCGCAGGTGGTGACCGACTATCTGACTTCGGCAGGCTTGCAGGAAGACCTCGACGCTATCGGCTTCAACCTCGTGGGCTATGGCTGCACCACCTGCATCGGCAATTCCGGCCCGCTGCCGGCGCCGATCAGCAAGGCAGTGCAAGCCGGTGACTTGGTCGCCGCCTCGGTCCTTTCGGGTAACCGCAATTTCGAAGGTCGCGTGAACCCCGACGTCAAGGCGAACTTCCTCGCCTCGCCGCCGCTGGTGGTCGCCTATGCGCTGGCCGGTTCGATGAAGATCGACATCACCACCGAGCCGCTGGGCACGGGCAAGGACGGGCAGCCGGTCTATCTCAAGGATGTCTGGCCCTCCAACCACGAGGTCGCCGAGATCGTCCGCACCCACGTTACCCCCGAGATGTTCAAGGGCCGCTATTCGGACGTTTTCAAGGGCGACGAGCACTGGCAGGGGATCGCGGTGGAAGGCGGGGAGACCTATGCCTGGAATTCCGGCTCCACCTATGTGCAGAACCCGCCTTACTTCGAAGACCTCGAAATCGAGCCCAAGCCGGTAACCGATATCGAGAAGGCGCGCGTCCTGGCGCTCTTCCTCGACTCCATCACCACCGACCACATCTCGCCAGCCGGTTCGTTCAAGCCGAGCACGCCAGCGGGGCAGTATCTGCAGGAGCACCAGGTCGCGCCTAGGGATTTCAACTCCTATGGCGCGCGTCGCGGCAACCATGAAGTGATGATGCGTGGCACCTTTGCCAATATCCGCATCAAGAACCAGATGTTGCCGGGCGTCGAAGGCGGCTTCACCAAAGGTCCCGATGGCAGCCAAATGCCGATCTATGACGCAGCCATGGCGTACCAGGGCCAGGGCACGCCGCTGGTCGTCTTTGCCGGCAAGGAATATGGAACGGGCTCCTCGCGCGACTGGGCGGCCAAGGGCACCAACCTGCTTGGCGTAAAGGCCGTGATTGCCCAGAGCTTTGAGCGTATCCACCGCTCGAACCTGGTGGGCATGGGCGTGATCCCGCTGCAGTTCAAGGACGGCGAGAGCTGGCAGTCGCTGGGCCTCGATGGCTCCGAGACGGTGGACATCATCGGGGTCGAGACAATCACCCCGCGCGCCAAGGTGAACGTCCAGATCACCAAGGCCGATGGCAGCGTGCTGAACGTCGAAACGCTGTGCCGCATTGATACGGCCAACGAGCTCGACTACTTCAAGAACGGTGGCATTCTGCACTACGTGCTGCGCAGTCTCGTCGCGGCATAAGGGCACCTCGCTCGATCAAGCTTAGAATGGCGGCCCATGAGGGCTGCCATTTTTGTTTGTGCGGTGCTGTGTGACCGAACGTACACCCGTGGCAGCGGATTCACTGTCTCACCCCTTTTTGACTAGCGGGGGCCCTCGCGGCGGGCTTACAACTTCGGTCCATGACCCTTCGTCCCCTTCTTGCCGCCTCGCTCGGCCTTGTTGCGCTTGCCCTATCGTCCTCTTTTGCCGGGGCCGAGCACTATCGCATCCGGCCCAAGGCGGTGGTTGAGCTGTTTACCAGCCAGGGCTGCGCCCAGTGCCCCCCCGCTGACGCCCTGCTCACGAGCCTCGCCGAGAGCGGGGATGTCGTGGCGCTCGCCTACCATGTCGACTATTGGGACTATGTGGGTTGGGAAGACACTTTCGGCGACGGCATGTTCTCGGACCGGCAGCGTGCTTACGCAGAAAGCTGGGGCTCCTCGCGCATCTATACTCCGCAGATGGTGGTCAATGGCGCCAAGGGCGTTGTAGGCTCAAAGCGTCATGAAGTGCATGGCGCCTTGAGCGGGGTGAGCCTGCCCCTTTCGGTGGAGCTCGAGCGCGACGGCGACATGCTCAAGGTCAGTGTGCCGGCCGATCCGCAGCTGGGTGACGCAGTGGTGTGGCTGGTTACCTATCGCGACCGTGCCGAAGTGATGATCGACAAGGGCGAGAATGCCGGCAAGACCATGGCCTATACCCAGGTCGTGACCGGGCGACAGGCGCTGGGCATGTGGGAAGCCGAAACCGGTGCGGATCTCAAGCTGCCGCTCCACGAGGTGATGGCCGACGAGGCCACGGGGATTGCCGTACTCGTGCAGCAAGAACGCGAAGGTTTGCCCGGACCTATTTTGGGAGCCGCCGCCTACGAGCAGCATTGATCGCAACCATGCAAAGAAAGCCCGCCCTTGGGGGCAAGGGCGGGACGGTCTGACTGACTGGTCAACTTAGAAAAGGGCGGCTGGTGTCCAAACGTTTCGGTTGGGGGCTCGGTCTGCCTGGGCACCAGCCACTGGAGGCAACGATCACAAGATCGTGGGCTAATCGGGCGGGCTGAGGGACAAAGTATGACCGAATTGGGGTATTTCGTTACCTGAGCGTTAAGCGTGCGACCGCTTGCATCGGGGACTGAAAGCCGCAACTATGACACTACGTTGACATCGGAGGGCCACCCCAAAGGTGCAGGGCCGGACATCGAAAGACAACAAAGTTAGCCTTTCCCTGGTGCAGGGTGGGGAGGGATCGCCACCGACTGGTGGCGGCAAGCCGCTCGCCATCGTGCCCTTTGATCGCAAGGAACTGGCGACGATCCTCTCGGTCTATGGCCGCAAGGTGGGGCAGGGCGAATGGCGCGACTACGCCATGGATTTCCTTAAGGACCGTGCGCTCTTTTCAATCTATGCGCGCGTTTCTGAGCGGCCGCTCTTTATCATCGAAAAGGCGCCTCGCCTGCGCAACCGGCAGGGGCAGTATTCGGTGACCAATCAGCAGGGCCGTATCCTCAAGCGCGGGCATGACCTCGCGCAGGTGCTGCGAGTGCTTGATCCGCAGCTTGCAGTGGTGAGCTAGCGCCTAGAGCGCCAGCTGCATGTGGACGATGTCCAGCCAGCGGTCGAATTTGAGACCGAGCTTCTCGTGCCGCCCGATGTGGCGGAAACCGAGTTTTTCGTGCAGGGCAATGGAGCGGTCCTGCTCCCCGGTGATGACGGCGATCATCTGCTTGAAGCCGAAGGTGCGGGACTGGACGATGAGCTCGGTCAGGAGCGTTCGGCCCAGGCCGGAGCCAATGGCATCCTCGCGCAAATAGATCGAATCCTCGCAGGTAAAGCGATAGGCGGGCCGGGGCCGGTAAGTCGAGGCATAGGCGTAGCCGATGACCTCACCCCCGCGCTCGGCGATGATTACTGGATGCCCCGCATCAAGCATGTGGCCGAACTTTTCGGCGAGATAGGTATGGCCAGGTGCCTCAAGGTCGAAGGTGGCCGTCGATGTCTCGACATAGTGCCGGTAGATGGCGGTGATCGCGGGGATATCACCCCAGGAAAAGGGGCGCAGGACGAGGTCGGACACTTGAGGGCGCAACTCGACAAAAGAAAAGGACCGCAGCCTTTCTAAGCTGCGGTCCCGATATTCGTCCAACCAAATTCTTGGTGCTGGTTACTCGCGAGTGCCGAACAGGCGGAGCAGCATCAGGAAGAGGTTGATGAAGTCGAGGTAGAGGCTCAGCGCGCCCATGATGGCGCCCTTGGCCAGCGTGTCGGCACCAAGCGTCTCGGAGTAGCCTTCCTTGATCTTCTGGGTGTCGTAGGCGGTGAGGCCCACAAAGATCAGCACGCCAACGGCAGAGATCGCAAATTCAAGCATCGAAGACTGCATGAAGATGTTGACCACCGAGGCGATGATCAGGCCGATCAGGCCCATGAACAGGAAGCTGCCCATGCCGGTGAGGTCACGCTTGGTGGTGTAGCCGTAAAGGCTCATGGCACCGAACGTAGCGGCCGTGATGAAGAACACCTTGGCGATCGAGGCGTCGGTGTAGACCATGAAGATGGAGGACAGCGACAGGCCCATGATGGCCGAGAACGCCCAGAAGGTGCCTTGCGCGGCAGTCACGGAAAGCTTGTTGATGCCAAAGCTCAGCACCATTACAAAAGCGAGTGGCGCCAGGGCCACAACCCACATCAGGGGCGTGGTGTAAAGCAGCGCACCCCAGGCGGTCAGCTCGCCATTGCTCACGGCGGCGGCATTGGAGAAGTAGGCGACGACACCCGTCACTACCAGTCCGATACCCATATAGTTGTAGACGCGCAGCATATAGCTGCGCAGGCCCTCGTCGATGGCCAAGGCCGAGCCGGCCCGCGCACCGAGGGTCTGACGGTCATATTCAGCCATTTAATCGGTTTCCTTTCCCAATATGAGAGCGGTCTCTAACCGCCGGTGGGCATTGCTTGCCACTTGCACAACAATATGGATGCCACGCCCTTGGTTTACAAGTGATCTCGGGGCGCTGCGACGAATGGACTGGCTGCGGCTTAAGGTTGTGTTACGGTCCGGGGCGAATCTGATGCTGACCTGCACGAGGAGGGCCCCATGCCCCGGCTCTTTACCGGCCTCGAAATCCCGACAGATGTGGGATTTGCGCTTTCTCTCAAGCGCGGTGGCCTCAGCGGCGCCCGCTGGATCGACCCCGAGAATTACCATATCACCCTGCGCTTCATCGGTGATGTCGACGGGCAGACCGCCGACGAGGTGGCCGATAGCCTCGATCGGCTCTCCAATTCGATGCGGTTCGAGGTGCGGCTCACCCATCTAGGGACATTTGGTGGCGATAAGCCGCGGGCGCTTTATGCGGGGGTGGATCCGAGCGAAGCTCTAACCCGGTTGCAAGCCGCCCAGGAGCGGGTGCTACAACGGGCGGGACTACCCGCCGAGGGGCGCAAATTCGTGCCGCATGTGACACTGGCGCGGCTGCGCGGAGCCGGCGCCGAAGAGGTGGCGCGCTTTATTGCCGATGCCGGGCGGTTCGAACCGCTGAGCTTTCCGGTGGGCCGGTTCGTGCTCTATTCCAGCAAGGACTCGGTGGGCGGTGGGCCCTATGTGGTCGAGCAGAGCTACCCCCTGGCCGCCTAAAGGTCACTCAAGTGTTAGCGCATTGGTAACGCTGAGCGTAGCTTGAAGCGCTGGGCGCCAAATTGCCGCCGCCTTTGCCTCGCATTTGAAGTGAATTGGTCCGGTGCAGGGCGGCGCTTGACTTCTTGGTAACCATGTTGGGGCAGAGTCGCGCGGGCAGCTCTTCCGAGCATGGACCACATAGACGAGAGGAAGAATTGGCGATGACGAAGAAAACCGGTGGCCTTATCCTTGGGCTCGCGGTCGGCGCGGTCATGGCTCTCGCTCCTGCCGCCCAGGCGCAGCAGGCGACCGAGCTCGGCACTTTCAGTGCCTGGACCGCCTGGCAGGCGACCGATGCCTCGGGCACGATCTGCTATGTCTCTGGCACGCCGCAATCGAGCGAGCCGGCCGGGGCCAATCGCGATCCGATCCATTTCATGATCATCCACCGCAAGGGGATGGGCACCAAGAACGAAGTCCAGACCATTATTGGCTATCCCTTCAACACCACCGACGCCAAGGCCAGTGCGACGATCGACGGGCGCAGCTACCCCATGGTGACCGAGGGTTCGGCCGCCTGGCTCGCCTCGACAGGTGATGAAGCCGGCTTCGTGCAGGCCTTCAAGGCTGGCAGCCAGCTGGTGGTGCGCGGCACCTCGCAGCGTGGAACCAATACAGTGGACACCTATTCCCTGTCGGGTGCCACGGCGGCGGTGAACGCGATCGACGGCGCCTGCGCCTGATCACCCTTTCGGGTTGCCCCCTAGGGGCGATCCGCCATAATCGGGCGGCGGGCCGCGAGGCCCACGCCCTTTTTGTTGTTTGTCCAGAGAGGCCCTTCATGACCAAGCCCGTCCTTGCGCTTGCCTTGCTCGCCACCCTAGTTCTGCCCGCCAGCGCCCAGGCGCAGCAGGTACGGCTCTTGGGAGAGCATCGCGCCTGGTCGAGCTATGCGGCAAATGATGCGGCGGGCGAAGTGTGCTTTGCGATGGCCGAACCCGAAAGCGTCGAGCCGACGCCGGACGACTACAGCCAGGCCTATGCCTATGTGACCAACCGGCCGGCCGAGACTGTCAGCAACGAATTCAACCTCGTGGCTGGCTTTGCTTTCCAGCCCGATAGCCAGGCCACCGTGACGGTGGACGGCCAGACCTTTAATCTCTTCACCCAGAACGACGCGGCCTGGCTCGACGATGCCAGCCAGTCTGGAGCGCTGGCCAGCGCCATCCGCGCCGGATCTTCCATGGTGATCGAGGGCACGACAGCCGCCGGCATCAAGGTGACGCAGACCTATTCGCTCTCGGGCGCCACCGCTGCGCAGCAATCGATCGACGCGGAGTGTTGAGTCGTTCCGCTCGCGCAGACGTGACAGAGAAGGGCGAATAGCAGGCCTGCATCCGGCAAACGGACCCATGACTTTGCGCAAAGGGCACCCATATGGTATGGGCTTCGCCACTTCCCGCATTTCCGGACTCTTGCCACGCCCATGAGCATTGCGCTGAACCTCGACCATTCGACTGCCGTGCGCCCTGCCGCCGCCAGCCGGCCGTCGCTGATCGGTCTTTCCAAGCCGCAGCTCGCTGCCTCGTTGTTGGACGCGGGAATTGCGACGGAAAAGGAAAGCCGCATGCGGGCGAGTCAGCTGTGGAACTGGCTCTATGTGAACGGCGTCACCGATTTCGAGCGGATGACCAATGTGGCCAAGCCGGTGCGCCAGAAGCTCGCCGACGCGTTTATTCTCGACCGGCCCGAAATCGTCTCCGAGCAGGTTTCGAGCGATGGGACCCGCAAATGGCTGTTCCGCTTCCGCGACCCGGCCAATCCGAACTATCCGCCCGTCGAGGTGGAAACCGTCTATATCCCCGAGGCGGATCGTGGCACGCTCTGCGTGTCGAGTCAGGTCGGCTGTACGCTCACCTGCTCGTTCTGCCATACCGGCACGCAAAAGCTGGTGCGCAATCTCACTGCCGGCGAGATCCTGGGCCAGGTGCTGATGGCACGCGAGCGCCTGGGCGACTTTCCCGGCGGCCAGCGTCCGGATGACGGCGGACTCGTGCCCGGCGGCGAGAGCCGCGCCATCACCAATATCGTGATGATGGGCATGGGCGAGCCGCTCTACAATTACGAGAACGTCAAGCAGGCCCTGCTGATCGCTTCGGCCGGTGATGGCATGAGCCTGTCCAGGCGCCGCATCACGCTTTCGACCTCCGGTGTCGTGCCCTTTATCGAGCCGACCGGGCGCGAGATCGACGTGATGCTCGCCATTTCGCTCCATGCCACCAATAATGATCTGCGCGACGTGCTGGTGCCGATCAACAAGAAGTGGCCTTTGGAAGAGCTGCTCGAGGCCTGCCGGAACTATCCCGGCCTCTCCAATGCCCGCCGCATCACCTTCGAATATGTGATGCTCGACGGGATCAATGACAGCGACGCCGAGGCACGCGAACTGGTGCGGCTCTTGGCGGGCATTCCCGCCAAGATCAACCTCATTCCGTTCAACCCCTGGCCGGGCTCGAACTATGGCACCTCGCCCTCCTCGCGGATCGAGCGCTTTGCCGACATCGTCAATCGCGCGGGCTATGCCAGCCCTGTTCGCACGCCACGCGGCCGCGATATCTTCGCCGCCTGCGGGCAGCTCAAGAGCGAGAGCGAACGGCTGAGCAAGAAAGACCGCGAGGCGCTGGCGGTGCTGTGAGCCCGTCGGCGCGACGCGTCGAAGCGGCCCTGGCCGCAGTGGAAGCTGCAGCCGCGCGGCGCCACCCCGATATCTGCCCGCTCTGCGAGCGACCCATTCCGCCCGAGGCGAAATCAAGCCGGCATCATCTAACGCCCCGGCTCAAGGGCGGCACGCATAAGGGTACGGTGCGCCTCCATCAGGTCTGCCACAGCGCCATCCACGCCCGGTTCTCGGAAGCCGAGATCGCCACCCGGCTGGCAGATGTGGAAAGCCTGCGCAGCGATCCGGAGATGGCGGCCTTTATCACCTGGATCCGCGACAAGCCGCCGACCTTCCATGCGCCCACCCGCATGACGCGCGAGCGGCGGCAAACCAAGCGGGAGCGCAACCGGTGAGCATCACCGTCCGGCGCATGGCCCCTGACGATTCGGCGGCCTTCGCCAGAATTGCCGGTGGGGTGTTCGACCAGCCCATCGACCCGGTCCGCCTCCGCGACTATCTCGCCACGCCAGGGCATCTACTGGTGCTGGCCTTTGACGGTGACCTGATCGTGGGACAGTGCGCTGGGGTGCTGCACCGGCATCCCGACAAGGTGACAGAGCTCTATGTCGATGAGGTGGGAACAGGTGATAACTATCTGCGGCGCGGCGTCGCTTCCTTGATGCTGGGAGAGCTCTTTGCATGGGGGAGGGAGCTGGGCTGCGCGGAGGCGTGGCTGGGCACCGAGCTCGACAATGAGGCGGCCAACGGCTTTTATCGCCGCTGGGGCGGCGCCGAAGACACGATCAAATACTACGAGTTCAAGCTCTAGCTGCTATTTGCGCAGGATGACCCAGACGGCGTGGATGAGCCCGGGGAAATAGCCCAGCAGCGTCAAAAGGATGTTGAGCCAGAAGTGCAGCCCCAATCCCACCTGCAGGAACACCCCGATGGGTGGGATGATAACCGATAGGATGATGCGGAGGACGTCCATGGCTTGCTCCCAATGCTCAGGGAGAACAACGGGCAGCTCAGGGCAGAGTTCCTATTCGCCCGCCACCCACTCGATCCGGTAGCCGCCACGACCCTCTTCGGCAAGCCGCTCGGCAAGGGCGGGCAGCAGCACTTGCATTTCCCCTTCTAGCGCAAAGGGCGGGTTCACCACGATCATGCCGGTGCCGTGGAGGCGCGGCGGGGCGGACGGCGCGCGAATGGTGAGCTCAAGGCGGAGGATCTTGCCAATGTTGCTCGTGCGGAGGTCGGCCATGTAGGCCTCGACGTCGCGCGGTTCCTTGATGGGATACCAGAAGGCGTAGATACCGGTGGGCCAACGGCAATGCGCCTTGACCAAGGCCGCCGCCATGCGGGCGAACTCGCCCTTTTCCTCGAACGGCGGATCGACCAAGACAAGCCCGCGCTTTTCCTTGGGCGGCAAATGCGTGCCCATGGCGGCCCAGCCATCGAGGTGGGTGACGCGGGTTTGGATGTCGCCGGCGAAGTTCTCGCTGAGAGCCTCAGCATCCTGAGGGTGCAGCTCGAGGGCAAAGAGCCGGTCCTGTTCCCTCAAGAGCTGGCGGGTGAGCAGCGGGGAGCCGGGGTAGAAGCGCAGGGTGCCGTCTGAGTTCTGCGCCCGGACGGCCCTGAGGTAGGTCGCTGCGAGGTTACCAGCCTCGCCGGCCAAGCCCTCGGCGACGAGCCGCCCGATGCCGTCCACCCA from Devosia sp. RR2S18 includes:
- a CDS encoding DUF1674 domain-containing protein, with the protein product MNDENTLPEQQKPLPPAAQRALAEAEARRRDIDARTAFAPKEKGGRGGLEPNRYGDWEIKGLTSDF
- a CDS encoding DsbE family thiol:disulfide interchange protein yields the protein MRYVLFGLPLLLLIALVAVFAFSIDRDPNLVRSVLIDKPVPSFALEPVPELGVPGFDTASLGGEVTVVNVFASWCVPCRAEHPLLEALKANTGVRLYGINQADAPENARAFLAELGNPYDAVGADRNRRVSIDWGVYGVPETFVVDANGIITFKHVGPLTPQTFERELLPAIAAAAS
- the ccmD gene encoding heme exporter protein CcmD produces the protein MIDLGPHAIYIIWAYLGVALAVAALAGWTLLDARRTRLRLAELEAANPRRRDAT
- a CDS encoding heme ABC transporter permease; this translates as MSIETAPKQRWWNRIAHPGQFVAWTRPLLWPLVALTAILFAVGLWFSFFGSPEDYQMGHTVRIMYIHVPNAWLSQFTYVVMSISAIGTLVWRHPMADVSMKSAAPLGALFTALALFTGALWGRPTWGTFWEWDGRMTSTLVLLFIYLGIIALWRAFDDQLRAARVVAVFTLVGAVNIPIIKFSVDWWSTLHQPASVFRADGPTMPPSILTPLFLMFFAFTFLFLALHLKAMHTEVQRRRIQGLERRAVQRAA
- the ccmB gene encoding heme exporter protein CcmB, with amino-acid sequence MRAFWAVLRRDLQLSLRGGGNVLTLVLFFVIVGALVPFAVGPDQVLLATVAPGIVWIAAFLAMLLGLDRLFGPDHDDGTLVLLRQADLPLSATIAAKVMAHWIVSALPLIIASPFLAMLLAMDVPTFWRTFLSLLVGTPALAAFGAVGAAVTVAIRRGGLVAPILIAPLSIPVLIFGVGAIGNPQAGAALLFLAALSLMAVALSPFAAALAISSAED
- the ccmA gene encoding heme ABC exporter ATP-binding protein CcmA, which encodes MTDRQVFPPPAFPPLELRAQGLACGRAGLTLVDNLDFAVAGGTCLLLRGPNGTGKTTLLLTLAGVVPPLAGAMVIDGADADAGPQLHYCGHRNAIKPRLSVLENLSFWAQLNGETGVSPQAALEEVGLGSLARLDAGHLSAGQSRRLALARLLVSLRPVWLLDEPTAALDSQGHTLVARLLDGHLARGGLAIVATHDPIDLAPTSQLEILSLKAAA
- the acnA gene encoding aconitate hydratase AcnA — its product is MSSLDSFKSKSTLTVGGKTYTYYSLAEAEKNGLAGVSALPHSMKVVLENLLRFEDNRTVTKEDILAVAEWLKTRTSEHEISYRPARVLMQDFTGVPAVVDLAAMRDATAKLGADPQKINPLVPVDLVIDHSVMVDQFGTPMAFEQNVELEYERNGERYEFLRWGQSAFDNFRVVPPGTGICHQVNLEYLAQTVWTKDENGETVAYPDTLVGTDSHTTMVNGLAVLGWGVGGIEAEAAMLGQPITMMIPEVVGFKLTGRINEGITATDLVLTVTEMLRKKGVVGKFVEFYGPGLDYLSLEDQATIANMAPEYGATCGYFPVDADTLKYLTTSGRDPQRVALVEAYSKAQGMFRETTSPDPVFTSTLELDLTTVVPSISGPKRPQDRIVLTQAKEKFIAGLPTEFGKTDEPQVQVEGEDYAIGHGDVVIAAITSCTNTSNPSVLVAAGLVARKARELGLTRKPWVKTSLAPGSQVVTDYLTSAGLQEDLDAIGFNLVGYGCTTCIGNSGPLPAPISKAVQAGDLVAASVLSGNRNFEGRVNPDVKANFLASPPLVVAYALAGSMKIDITTEPLGTGKDGQPVYLKDVWPSNHEVAEIVRTHVTPEMFKGRYSDVFKGDEHWQGIAVEGGETYAWNSGSTYVQNPPYFEDLEIEPKPVTDIEKARVLALFLDSITTDHISPAGSFKPSTPAGQYLQEHQVAPRDFNSYGARRGNHEVMMRGTFANIRIKNQMLPGVEGGFTKGPDGSQMPIYDAAMAYQGQGTPLVVFAGKEYGTGSSRDWAAKGTNLLGVKAVIAQSFERIHRSNLVGMGVIPLQFKDGESWQSLGLDGSETVDIIGVETITPRAKVNVQITKADGSVLNVETLCRIDTANELDYFKNGGILHYVLRSLVAA